The Verrucomicrobiales bacterium DNA window GTGAAGGTGGAGGAACGGCAGAGGGAGTCGGCTCCGAGGGTTTGCGGGCCGCCGCGCCCGCGCCTCGGGGCTTAAAGCGAATGTCGATAGAATCGGCCACCTGCTCAGTATGGAGTCTGCGGACTGGATGGCAACGTGGGAAAACACGTGGAAAACCCCCGGTTTGCGAGCCAATGGGACGCGCTCTATGGACTGCTTGTGGAGATTTGAGTTGGGTGAGACCGGGGGATCCCGACTCCGTCGGTGCCGAAAAGCTGTAGAGGGCTACAGCACTCCAAATAGCGTCCCGGCCGCGCGGGGCGTCATGGAGTGCGGTAGCCCTCTACCGCTTTCGTCCCCCCGACGGAGTCGGCCCCACTAAAAATCTAGCCCATTTCAAACCCTCCGCCCCCACCGCGATTCTCGATTGCCCACGCGGCCTCTTCCCGTTTAGCCTTACCCCGAACGACTCATGAAGACTTATCAGATTGCAGCTTTGGCAGGTGATGGAATCGGACCCGAAGTGATGCGCGAAGCCATTCGCGTCCTTCGCGCGGTCGAACAAGCATTCAACCTCTCGTTCCAAGTGACCGAGGCGCCGGTGGGCTGGGCGGGAATCGATGCCGCCGGCAAAGCGCTCCCCGACGCCACCCTCGAACTCTGCCGCAAATCCGACTCCATTCTGTTCGGCTCGGTCGGATTGCCCGATCGCGATCCCACGATCCCCAAGGAAGAACGCCCCGAACGCGCCGCCCTGCTCCGTATCCGCAAGGAATTCGGTCTCTTCGCCAATCTCCGCCCCGTCCAATTGCCCAAGGCCCTTTCGCACTCCTGCCCACTCAAGCTCGAGCGGCAAGGCGAAGGCATTGATGTCCTGGTCGTCCGCGAACTCACGGGCGGCATGTACTTTGGACAACCGAAGAAAACCGAGACGATCTCCCCGGGTGTCCAACGTGCGACCGATACGATGGTCTACACCACTCCGGAGATCGAACGGATCGCCCACGTCGCTTTCAAAGCGGCACGCTTGCGCCGAAAGAAGCTCACCAGCATCGACAAGGCGAATGTGCTGGAGAACGGAATTCTGTGGCGTGAAGTCGTTACTCGCATTGGCAAGGAGTATCCCGATGTCGCTCTGGAGCACATGTTCGTCGATAACGGAGCGATGCAGCTCATGCTGCGCCCGACTCAGTTCGACGTGATGCTCTGCGAGAATATGTTCGGCGACATTCTGAGTGACGAAGCCGCTGCCTTGGCCGGATCCCTGGGAATGCTGCCCAGCGCCAGCCTGGGCGCCACCGCCGGGGAACAGACCTTCGGTTTCTACGAACCCGCCGGCGGTACGGCCCCGGATATCGCCGGGAAGAACCTCGCCAATCCCATCGCCCAGATCCTCTCGGTGTCGCTCATGCTCCGCTACAGCTTCGGCTTAAACGAAGCGGCGCAATCGATCGATCGAGCCGTTGGGACTGTCATCGCAGGAGGCCTCCGCACCGGAGATATTTATCAGGCGGCTGATACCGGCTCGCGCAAAGTGGGGACCAGCGAAATGGGCGGCGCGATCGCCCAGGCGATCCGGAAGTAAAAAGGCAGCGCCACGGTCCGACAGCCTCCCCATGAACTCTTTCCTCTCCGCGTTCTCCGCGCCTCCGCGAGAGATTTCGGCAGTCCTTCCGAGGCAGGGGAGGGATCTTTTCTCGCGGAGGCGCCGAGAACGCACACAGTGCAGGCGGGGTGCGCGGCTAAACGATCTCTACAGGACACTTGGGCAAGGCATCCAAAAAGGCCTGCCCATAACGCTTCACCAATAGACGATTGTCTAGAATCACCACGATGCCCTGATCGCTCTTGGAACGGATCAGTCGTCCGACCCCCTGGCGGAACTTGAGAATCGCCTCGGGAAGAGAGAACTCGAAGAAAGAGTTTCCCCCGCGAGCTTCAATGGCTTCAACTCGAGCCTGGATCAGCGGGTGATCGGGAACGGCGAACGGCAGCCGTGTGATGATCACGTTCGACAACGCTTCTCCCGGAACATCCACGCCCTGCCAAAAGCTGTCGGTGCCGAAGAGCACCGAGTTCACGTCCGCCCTGAATTTCTCGAGCATGGCCGAGCGCGGAGTGCCGGTCCCCTGGACAAAGCAATCCAATCCCAATCGATTAAAAAACGGCTCCATGCTCTCGCCCAACTCCTGCATCAGGCGGGTGTTGGTAAAGAGCACAATCGCTTTGCCGTGGGTTTTCTCGATGAAGTGTTCCATCCAATGAACCAAGGCATCGCGATACCCCGCATCCCGTGGATCGGGCATCTTGGACACCACGAACACCTTCATCTGGTTCTCGTAGTCGAAAGGGGAGCCCACCTGCAAAAGTCGGGACGATTCAGCTCCCACCCGACCGGCGAAATAAGCGAGCGGTGAGCCTTTGGAACCCGAGCCTCCTCGAGAACGCGCCGCAGCCCGCTTCTCGCTTCCTTCCGAGCTGTCCTTCCGTGCAGTCAACCCTTCGGCAACGGCCAGGGTGGCGCTGGTCATGATGACCGAGGTACCGCTCTCGTAAAGTCGACGACGTAAAAACTCCGCCACATCCACTGGCGCGGCGTTGAGGGTCAAGTTGCGCTGATACCGCCCCCCGCGCTCCACCCAGTACACGTACTTCTCCGCCGATTGACTCAGGAAGGTGGCCACTTCCTCCCGAAGCTCTCCCAGTCGACGGTTGCATTCCATCAACTCCTGTCCGATCTCTGCGTCGGAGGAGGTCTCGATCAAATGGACGATGCTCTCCCGCAACGATTGAATGCCCAAGGTGAGAGTGTCCGGCACCAAGTCAGGTTGCCGAATCCGCAACTCGGACCAACCCCGGCGAGGTGCGCCCCCTTCCTTTTCAGCGGAATCCGACCCCGGTTGGTCCTTCGAATCGCGCGCGGCCAGCGAGGAACACGCTTCCTCGACTCCATCGAAAAACGCCTCAGCCCGATCCATCAATTCGGCGACCTTGCTAACCGACGGTCCCTGCCTCAGTGACGCGAGCAGCCCTTTTTGAGATTTGGGATTGTACAGCCGACCCAAGGCAAAGCGAAGCTGCCCACTGGAGACACTCAAACCCACATGTCGCGAAGCGGTGGATTCAACCGTGTGGGCCTCGTCAAAGATCACGAAGTCATTCTTAAACAGAATCCCGCCCTCCTTCTCTTCCGCCCCCGACAGCAGCGAGAAGAAAAGAGTGTGGTTCAGCACCAGGACGTCGGAGCTGAGAATCCGACTGCGCGCCCGCTGAAAGAAGCAGGCGCCGTTCTGCTTGGCAAAATCCGAACTGTGACCGCAGGTCTTGGGAGTGCACAACCCGCGCTCCGAACAGACGCTGGCCCAAACCTTGGCATCGGGCTCGATTTGAAAATCAGACAGGCTGCCATCCTGGGTCACCGCCGCCCATTCCTTGATGCGCTGGAGCTCCGCCGCCTCAGGCGACGTGAACAAGCTCTCGGACTCCTTCAAAGCCTTCTGCAGACGGCGGAGGCAGAGATAGTTGGATCGACCCTTGAGCATCGCATACTGAAAGGGAGCCGGCAGCAGCTTCTGCAGCAGCGGAAGGTCCTTTTGGGTGAGCTGCTCTTGGAGATTGATCGTGTGAGTGCAAATGATCGCCTTCTTCTTCTCCGCGACCGCGTACAGGATGGCTGGAATGAGGTAGGCCAGGCTCTTCCCCACTCCGGTGCCT harbors:
- a CDS encoding DEAD/DEAH box helicase, producing MISLHDHLPGAGTGGLVEQVGAIFSPDGLLSQGPGFEYRPQQQQMAVAVAQALVDKRHLAVEAGTGVGKSLAYLIPAILYAVAEKKKAIICTHTINLQEQLTQKDLPLLQKLLPAPFQYAMLKGRSNYLCLRRLQKALKESESLFTSPEAAELQRIKEWAAVTQDGSLSDFQIEPDAKVWASVCSERGLCTPKTCGHSSDFAKQNGACFFQRARSRILSSDVLVLNHTLFFSLLSGAEEKEGGILFKNDFVIFDEAHTVESTASRHVGLSVSSGQLRFALGRLYNPKSQKGLLASLRQGPSVSKVAELMDRAEAFFDGVEEACSSLAARDSKDQPGSDSAEKEGGAPRRGWSELRIRQPDLVPDTLTLGIQSLRESIVHLIETSSDAEIGQELMECNRRLGELREEVATFLSQSAEKYVYWVERGGRYQRNLTLNAAPVDVAEFLRRRLYESGTSVIMTSATLAVAEGLTARKDSSEGSEKRAAARSRGGSGSKGSPLAYFAGRVGAESSRLLQVGSPFDYENQMKVFVVSKMPDPRDAGYRDALVHWMEHFIEKTHGKAIVLFTNTRLMQELGESMEPFFNRLGLDCFVQGTGTPRSAMLEKFRADVNSVLFGTDSFWQGVDVPGEALSNVIITRLPFAVPDHPLIQARVEAIEARGGNSFFEFSLPEAILKFRQGVGRLIRSKSDQGIVVILDNRLLVKRYGQAFLDALPKCPVEIV
- the leuB gene encoding 3-isopropylmalate dehydrogenase yields the protein MKTYQIAALAGDGIGPEVMREAIRVLRAVEQAFNLSFQVTEAPVGWAGIDAAGKALPDATLELCRKSDSILFGSVGLPDRDPTIPKEERPERAALLRIRKEFGLFANLRPVQLPKALSHSCPLKLERQGEGIDVLVVRELTGGMYFGQPKKTETISPGVQRATDTMVYTTPEIERIAHVAFKAARLRRKKLTSIDKANVLENGILWREVVTRIGKEYPDVALEHMFVDNGAMQLMLRPTQFDVMLCENMFGDILSDEAAALAGSLGMLPSASLGATAGEQTFGFYEPAGGTAPDIAGKNLANPIAQILSVSLMLRYSFGLNEAAQSIDRAVGTVIAGGLRTGDIYQAADTGSRKVGTSEMGGAIAQAIRK